A window from Eubalaena glacialis isolate mEubGla1 chromosome 1, mEubGla1.1.hap2.+ XY, whole genome shotgun sequence encodes these proteins:
- the LOC133098777 gene encoding thioredoxin, with product MVKQIESKYAFQEALNSAGEKLVVVDFSATWCGPCKMIKPFFHSLSEKYSNVVFLEVDVDDCQDVASECEVKCMPTFQFFKKGQKVGEFSGANKEKLEATINELI from the coding sequence ATGGTGAAGCAGATTGAGAGCAAGTATGCTTTTCAGGAAGCCTTGAACAGTGCAGGAGAGAAACTCGTAGTAGTCGACTTCTCAGCCACGTGGTGTGGGCCTTGCAAAATGATCAAgcctttctttcattctctctctgaaAAGTATTCCAACGTAGTGTTCCTCGAAGTAGATGTGGATGACTGTCAGGATGTTGCTTCAGAGTGTGAAGTCAAATGCATGCCAAccttccagttttttaaaaagggacagAAGGTGGGTGAATTTTCTGGAGCTAATAAGGAAAAACTTGAAGCCACCATTAATGAATTAATCTAA